A genomic window from Tolypothrix sp. PCC 7910 includes:
- a CDS encoding ABC transporter permease translates to MMLKWLDKIGDWNPQLLRELKGRLKPVNILIALAISLVTQLGTYIYQISDLPGKTYAMSGMYCNLADGYQKNLTFLNQSLEQVNSKINSYSGSLNSDLLAKIPDLKLEQKSLKQQIDNLNNILYQSSCPTEQINMQMWWQDHWKYIFMTLSVMFIFTLLVAGTYLLINNLGQEERRGTLNFLRLSPQSEASILTGKMLGVPILVYLTVLAALPLHLLAGIAAQIPFTSILAFYIVLAASCVFFYSNALLFGLISRWFSGFQPWLGSGLVLLFLFVTLQTLFHSVDFRNLLVWLSLLNPASMLGYLTPRYQEPHIQEIQFFYLPLGKSLVGLVALHLFNYGVGIYWAWKGMKRRFRNPDGAIINKVQSYLMVASYQLIFWGFTLQYSDNYCPDYRGSQSIPCYYDLNYQIVENWGLIAFFNIMLLLSLLVILSPHRQTIQDWARYRHEKVANFKGFWRKFALKDWLVDEKSPALLAMLINLAIATTPLVVWIVLAPMLNTHHNNAINWVNEIGRLKAILAVAFFISLMMIYATLAQLMLMMKTSKRSMWAVGTIVAAIFLPPLFLGILNIKPAAYPVAWLFSTFPWAGLEYAATSTVFKAFIAELTVLILLNIKLAKQMKLAGESATKALLAKR, encoded by the coding sequence ATGATGCTCAAGTGGTTAGACAAAATCGGTGATTGGAATCCGCAATTGTTGCGCGAACTAAAAGGCCGCCTGAAACCTGTAAATATTTTAATTGCCTTGGCAATATCCTTAGTCACTCAACTAGGGACTTATATATATCAAATCAGCGATTTACCTGGCAAAACATATGCTATGTCAGGTATGTACTGCAATCTTGCTGACGGTTATCAAAAAAATCTTACCTTTCTCAATCAAAGCCTTGAGCAGGTTAACTCCAAAATCAATAGTTATAGTGGGAGTCTAAACTCAGATTTATTAGCAAAAATCCCGGATTTAAAATTAGAACAAAAATCCCTGAAACAGCAAATCGACAATCTTAATAACATCTTATATCAAAGTTCTTGCCCAACCGAGCAAATAAATATGCAAATGTGGTGGCAAGACCATTGGAAATATATATTTATGACGCTGAGTGTGATGTTTATATTCACACTTTTAGTTGCTGGGACTTATTTGCTGATCAATAATTTAGGGCAAGAAGAACGTCGCGGCACATTAAATTTTTTACGTCTTAGTCCACAATCAGAAGCCAGTATTTTAACTGGCAAAATGTTAGGTGTGCCGATTCTGGTCTATCTCACAGTTTTAGCGGCATTACCTTTACATTTATTGGCAGGTATTGCGGCGCAAATTCCCTTTACTTCGATTCTAGCTTTTTATATAGTGCTGGCTGCTAGTTGTGTTTTCTTCTACAGTAATGCATTACTATTTGGCTTAATTAGTCGTTGGTTTAGTGGTTTTCAACCTTGGTTAGGAAGTGGTTTAGTCCTCCTGTTCTTATTCGTTACTTTGCAGACGTTATTTCATAGTGTAGATTTTCGCAATCTACTCGTTTGGTTAAGCTTATTAAATCCTGCAAGTATGCTGGGATATCTCACCCCCCGATATCAGGAACCGCATATACAAGAAATACAGTTTTTTTACTTACCACTTGGTAAAAGTCTTGTTGGTTTAGTTGCCCTGCATTTATTTAATTATGGCGTGGGCATTTACTGGGCTTGGAAAGGAATGAAACGCAGATTTCGTAATCCTGATGGCGCGATTATTAATAAAGTTCAGAGTTACTTGATGGTAGCGAGTTATCAACTGATTTTTTGGGGATTTACTCTGCAATACTCTGATAATTACTGCCCAGATTACAGAGGTAGTCAATCTATTCCTTGTTATTATGATTTGAACTATCAAATAGTTGAAAATTGGGGATTAATAGCATTTTTTAATATCATGCTATTACTTTCTTTACTGGTAATTTTGTCACCTCACAGACAAACTATCCAAGATTGGGCAAGATATAGACATGAAAAAGTTGCCAATTTTAAGGGTTTTTGGCGAAAATTTGCGCTCAAAGATTGGCTGGTAGATGAAAAAAGTCCAGCGCTATTGGCAATGTTGATTAATTTAGCGATCGCAACTACTCCACTAGTAGTTTGGATTGTCCTTGCACCGATGTTGAATACTCATCATAACAATGCCATAAACTGGGTAAATGAGATTGGCAGATTGAAGGCAATTTTGGCTGTGGCTTTCTTCATTAGCTTAATGATGATTTATGCAACATTAGCCCAATTAATGCTAATGATGAAAACTTCTAAGCGTTCAATGTGGGCAGTGGGGACTATAGTTGCGGCTATCTTCCTACCACCATTGTTTCTCGGAATCCTCAATATTAAACCCGCAGCTTATCCAGTAGCATGGCTATTCTCTACTTTTCCTTGGGCTGGTTTAGAATATGCTGCCACAAGCACAGTTTTTAAGGCATTTATAGCTGAATTAACTGTCCTAATTTTGTTAAATATCAAATTAGCAAAGCAGATGAAATTAGCAGGAGAATCTGCTACAAAAGCCTTGTTAGCAAAACGTTAA